A section of the Petrimonas sulfuriphila genome encodes:
- a CDS encoding RagB/SusD family nutrient uptake outer membrane protein, producing MRKNILFSVIIYIGAFVLSCSDYLDVERYFNDRQDLERIFNSRDYTEQWLANAYYQLLSYNLEIGHVRFTLTNYSDDMIFTEGGAGISYSNYKFGQYGPQYGGNVNALIARPWDQSYEGIRQASIFLQHVHPGAEISAEMCEDLKGQAYFIRGYLYWLLLRKYGPVPILPDEGLDYEASYGELAYPRSTYDECAEYIAEQMLMAAQLLESDRSSRNASRPTKGAALAVRAKAYLYAASPLMNGNPDMSGFTDDTGKQLISGDYDEEKWAKAAAAALDVIRLNKYEIYVAPKRSSGGLWGAYPKTIEPPYHPVYSERGWKDRGWKDIDPLDSYRALFNGDLYVSENPELIFSRGDNQLHDEYGIQSMSRHQMPVSKAGGWNCHGITGKQCDAYAMNDGKPFDRATSLKGFTQADGEYPYLRKDVWLEYANREPRFYASVAFNGAHWACTSAKDANNRDFQTFYYYGEDDGRKIVSTDDRWIPTGIGMMKYVNPKESYKDGTVYPKVDPAIRYADILLMYAEALNELTSVYQIKSWDGSETYTVSRDIAAMKAVVLPVRLRAGLPNYDEIGMGDPFVNPDELRELLKRERQVEFLGENQRYYDLRRWKDAPEEESQMIYGCNTTVPREYRDFFHEQVVVPSVQTSWSTKKYFWPVSYDELKRNARLTQAPGWPSFD from the coding sequence ATGAGAAAAAATATACTATTCAGCGTAATAATCTACATCGGAGCCTTTGTATTGTCCTGCTCCGATTACCTCGATGTGGAGCGTTATTTTAACGACCGGCAGGACCTGGAACGCATCTTCAACAGCAGGGACTATACCGAGCAATGGCTGGCCAACGCTTACTACCAGCTTCTTTCCTATAACCTGGAGATCGGACACGTACGCTTTACCCTCACCAATTACTCCGATGATATGATCTTCACGGAAGGCGGTGCCGGCATCTCATACTCCAACTATAAATTCGGGCAGTACGGCCCCCAGTACGGAGGAAATGTCAATGCCCTGATTGCCCGTCCCTGGGATCAGTCGTACGAAGGTATCCGCCAGGCCTCCATCTTCCTGCAGCATGTCCACCCGGGTGCAGAGATCAGCGCAGAGATGTGCGAGGATCTGAAGGGGCAGGCTTACTTTATCCGCGGCTACCTCTACTGGCTGTTGTTGAGGAAATACGGGCCGGTGCCCATTCTACCCGACGAGGGACTCGACTATGAAGCTTCCTACGGCGAGCTGGCCTATCCGAGAAGTACGTATGATGAATGCGCCGAGTATATTGCTGAACAGATGTTAATGGCAGCACAACTTCTGGAAAGTGACCGCAGCTCACGCAATGCATCGCGTCCCACCAAAGGAGCCGCACTGGCCGTCCGTGCCAAGGCCTATCTCTACGCTGCCAGTCCGCTGATGAATGGTAATCCCGATATGTCCGGTTTTACCGATGATACGGGAAAACAACTCATCTCCGGAGACTACGACGAGGAGAAATGGGCAAAAGCCGCTGCAGCAGCCCTCGACGTGATCAGACTGAACAAATATGAAATTTATGTGGCACCCAAACGAAGCAGCGGAGGACTTTGGGGAGCCTATCCCAAAACAATTGAACCGCCTTACCATCCGGTATATTCGGAGCGCGGATGGAAGGATAGGGGATGGAAGGATATCGATCCGCTCGATTCTTACCGTGCCCTGTTCAACGGCGACCTCTACGTATCGGAAAACCCCGAGCTTATCTTCTCGCGCGGAGATAATCAGCTGCACGACGAATATGGCATTCAGTCCATGTCTCGCCACCAGATGCCTGTCAGCAAGGCAGGCGGTTGGAACTGCCACGGCATCACGGGTAAACAGTGCGATGCCTATGCGATGAACGATGGGAAGCCGTTCGACCGTGCTACCAGCTTGAAAGGCTTTACGCAGGCCGACGGCGAATACCCCTACTTGAGGAAAGATGTCTGGCTCGAATATGCCAACCGGGAACCGCGGTTTTACGCTTCGGTAGCCTTCAACGGTGCGCACTGGGCCTGCACCAGCGCCAAGGATGCCAATAACCGGGACTTTCAGACGTTTTACTATTACGGGGAAGACGACGGCCGTAAGATCGTGAGTACAGACGACCGGTGGATACCCACCGGCATAGGCATGATGAAGTATGTAAACCCCAAGGAAAGCTACAAGGACGGAACGGTATATCCGAAAGTGGATCCGGCCATCCGTTATGCCGATATCCTGCTCATGTATGCCGAGGCACTCAATGAATTAACGTCTGTCTATCAGATAAAATCCTGGGACGGTAGCGAGACATATACCGTGTCCCGCGATATTGCAGCCATGAAAGCGGTTGTTCTCCCTGTACGACTACGGGCTGGTCTACCCAACTACGATGAGATCGGCATGGGTGATCCCTTTGTTAATCCCGATGAATTGAGAGAGCTCCTCAAACGTGAACGGCAGGTCGAGTTTCTGGGAGAAAACCAGCGCTATTACGACCTTCGTCGCTGGAAAGACGCGCCCGAGGAAGAGAGTCAGATGATTTACGGTTGCAACACCACCGTTCCGAGAGAATACCGAGACTTCTTCCATGAACAGGTTGTCGTACCCAGTGTACAGACCTCATGGTCCACAAAAAAATATTTCTGGCCCGTTTCTTACGATGAACTGAAACGCAATGCCCGCCTTACACAGGCTCCGGGATGGCCATCTTTTGATTAA
- a CDS encoding transglycosylase SLT domain-containing protein, with translation MFNPGRILFVFILLLLSCNRSKEAGYDFPQIAAKDTLRVITLNTSTSYFIYRDQEMGYHYEMIKSFADEHGLELQVVVAQNTSALIQLLLNNSGDVVAYSVPVENALKDSVLYCGLSEVSHQVVVQRAERDDTVLQDVTELIGRDIYVLRGSKYEQRMNNLNQELGGGLRLRYADRDTLVEEDLIRMVSGGEIRYTVADEYVARLNHTYFRNIDVGLKVSFDQRTSWAVRKDTPVLADSLTAWFGRVNRAPHYLRLTKRYFEEAKGFHADNQSTFVAMLAPGQISPWDAYFKQYGKQYGVDWRLLASVSYHESTFDPDGQSWAGAGGLMGLMPATAAALGIAGNDLYIPETNIRAGAEYLKMLIDTFSSVGNETEQVKMALASYNGGIGHIADARALAEKYAADKNVWDGNVERFIQLKRLEQYYNDPVCKAGYFRGDETVNYVRDVISRWQAYKSLSSL, from the coding sequence ATGTTCAACCCCGGCCGTATCTTATTTGTCTTTATCCTGCTCCTCCTGTCTTGCAACAGGTCCAAGGAAGCAGGCTATGATTTTCCGCAGATCGCCGCGAAGGATACGCTCCGGGTGATCACGCTCAACACCTCCACCTCCTATTTTATTTACCGCGACCAGGAGATGGGGTATCACTACGAGATGATTAAAAGTTTTGCCGATGAGCATGGGCTGGAACTGCAGGTTGTAGTGGCCCAAAATACTTCGGCGCTTATTCAGTTGCTTCTCAACAACAGCGGCGACGTGGTTGCTTACAGCGTACCGGTAGAAAATGCATTGAAAGACTCAGTGTTGTATTGTGGGTTGTCGGAGGTTTCCCACCAGGTAGTGGTGCAACGTGCCGAACGCGATGATACCGTATTACAGGATGTGACGGAACTGATTGGCAGGGATATCTATGTGCTGCGCGGTTCCAAGTACGAGCAGCGGATGAACAACCTGAACCAGGAACTGGGAGGCGGGCTACGCCTCCGGTATGCGGACAGGGATACGCTGGTGGAGGAAGACCTGATCCGCATGGTATCGGGAGGTGAGATCCGGTACACCGTTGCCGACGAGTATGTGGCGCGGCTCAACCATACCTACTTCCGGAACATCGATGTAGGGCTGAAGGTCAGTTTCGATCAGCGGACCTCGTGGGCAGTCCGGAAAGACACCCCTGTCCTTGCCGATTCGCTGACTGCCTGGTTCGGCAGGGTCAACCGGGCACCCCATTACCTGCGGCTGACGAAGCGTTATTTCGAGGAAGCCAAGGGTTTCCATGCCGATAATCAATCTACTTTTGTCGCGATGCTGGCTCCCGGGCAAATTTCCCCGTGGGACGCCTACTTCAAGCAGTACGGCAAGCAGTACGGCGTGGACTGGCGGTTGCTGGCCTCCGTGTCGTACCACGAGTCCACGTTCGATCCCGACGGCCAGTCGTGGGCCGGAGCCGGCGGGTTGATGGGGTTGATGCCGGCCACGGCGGCAGCCTTGGGTATAGCCGGAAACGATCTGTATATACCCGAGACGAACATCCGTGCGGGAGCCGAATACCTGAAAATGCTGATCGATACGTTCTCCTCCGTTGGAAACGAGACGGAGCAGGTGAAGATGGCGTTAGCGTCCTACAACGGCGGGATCGGGCACATCGCCGATGCCCGTGCGCTGGCCGAGAAGTACGCTGCCGACAAGAACGTGTGGGACGGGAACGTGGAGCGGTTCATCCAGTTAAAACGGCTGGAGCAATATTACAACGACCCGGTTTGCAAAGCCGGTTATTTTCGCGGCGACGAAACCGTGAATTACGTGCGCGACGTGATCAGCCGCTGGCAGGCATATAAATCATTATCTTCATTATAA
- a CDS encoding IPT/TIG domain-containing protein — protein MKKIIFKKLLLITACELPESFNFFVWLLVICMTVAITATGCSQQGGYEGPKSVTPPDPSRPVLFSGFSPKEGAVRTLLFFEGSNFGTDVSKIEVFIGGVAAPVIGSSGTKICAMVPRRSGRGDVVVRIKGQDGKMIKEHTFEDLFTLQAALQVNTLTGKVDPQTNSSSIINGPFEEAEFQHPWWLEFDIDDEGNKIIYCIDEENLAALRKINLTTKEVSSVFMKGQAGVHQVKSMLFDTPTRDTLFFVDDNGRGNWNDRHQMPNMFYSLRNEGFRKVYPYLYAQCSYSAVSMSDGSIFYNTWQSSEVYKARQVFDESSGMWDGKALFSVRANSSDHVFMFRHPDDLYVYMTGFNGVYRCAYDKTKKELVSSVLHVGDIGGGGGYVDAPGSSARFSRPRQGVFVKNKEYEAQGKEDVYDFYVCDHNNNAIRKVTPDGEVSTFAGRGSVGVDGKVWGWIDGDARETARFREPTGICYDEEEEIFYVADRENKRIRTISVE, from the coding sequence ATGAAAAAAATTATTTTTAAAAAACTCCTGTTAATCACTGCATGTGAGTTGCCCGAATCATTTAATTTTTTTGTATGGTTGTTAGTCATATGCATGACAGTAGCCATTACTGCTACGGGATGTAGCCAGCAAGGCGGGTACGAAGGGCCCAAAAGTGTGACACCCCCTGATCCTTCCAGGCCGGTGCTCTTTTCCGGGTTTTCTCCGAAGGAGGGAGCCGTACGTACGCTTCTCTTTTTTGAAGGAAGCAACTTCGGTACGGATGTATCGAAAATTGAAGTATTCATTGGTGGTGTAGCAGCCCCCGTAATTGGTTCATCGGGAACAAAAATCTGTGCGATGGTACCCCGTCGGTCCGGTAGGGGCGATGTGGTGGTCCGGATCAAGGGCCAGGACGGAAAAATGATCAAGGAACATACCTTCGAAGATCTGTTTACACTTCAAGCTGCCTTGCAGGTGAATACGCTGACCGGGAAAGTAGACCCTCAAACCAACTCGTCGAGCATCATCAACGGACCGTTTGAGGAGGCCGAGTTTCAACACCCCTGGTGGCTTGAATTCGACATTGACGATGAGGGCAATAAAATCATCTATTGTATCGATGAGGAGAACCTGGCAGCCCTGCGGAAGATCAACCTCACGACAAAAGAGGTCTCTTCCGTTTTCATGAAAGGACAGGCAGGCGTGCATCAGGTAAAATCGATGTTGTTCGACACACCGACGAGAGATACCCTCTTTTTCGTGGATGACAACGGCCGTGGAAATTGGAATGATCGTCATCAGATGCCAAATATGTTTTATTCGCTGCGTAACGAGGGATTCCGTAAAGTGTATCCCTATTTGTACGCCCAATGCTCCTATTCAGCCGTATCCATGAGCGACGGATCCATCTTCTACAACACCTGGCAATCGTCCGAGGTGTACAAAGCCCGTCAGGTCTTTGACGAGAGTAGCGGGATGTGGGACGGAAAAGCATTGTTCAGCGTCAGGGCCAACTCCAGCGATCATGTATTCATGTTCCGGCACCCCGATGATCTGTATGTGTACATGACCGGATTCAATGGTGTTTACCGTTGTGCTTACGATAAAACAAAAAAAGAACTGGTTTCATCCGTACTTCATGTAGGTGATATCGGCGGCGGAGGGGGGTATGTCGATGCTCCGGGAAGCTCAGCCCGGTTCAGTCGCCCGCGACAGGGAGTGTTCGTGAAGAATAAAGAGTACGAAGCACAGGGTAAGGAGGATGTATATGACTTTTATGTGTGCGATCATAATAACAATGCCATCAGGAAAGTAACCCCTGACGGCGAAGTCAGTACGTTTGCGGGACGGGGAAGCGTGGGGGTTGACGGGAAAGTATGGGGTTGGATCGACGGCGATGCTCGTGAGACAGCTCGTTTCCGGGAGCCTACCGGTATCTGTTACGACGAGGAAGAGGAGATCTTTTACGTGGCCGACCGCGAAAACAAACGGATACGCACCATCTCCGTAGAATGA
- a CDS encoding HigA family addiction module antidote protein, producing the protein METKNEFIPKTAILPGSVLKLELDERGISQKNFANEIGMKTSNLNEYIRGKRSFTSDFSLKLEEALQIPANTWMNLQQNYELAIARKRRLDIDEQAALNEIEEYDKIISTKDLLKRLNITAFSYRSKLDQLTSKLNLPPAAELQVCTSHLRCFKKSAKLKTDPRMVLSWTILAKSAIKDVQVGGEFNISDKELIVRELNSVLHKNEDTINKVRDILSNRGIRFSIVDKLDSTPIDGYSFYHEGTPCIVITKRRDKIDNFAFVLLHEIGHIFLHLSKNQSKEFITLEEKERVDKLEKEADKFASDGLISEKIWKNAPAVKLDQYQIQKVFTEWANSNNLNKWIVLGRIGHELNFWRFREDGTRSIN; encoded by the coding sequence ATGGAAACAAAAAATGAATTTATCCCGAAAACAGCTATTCTTCCTGGCAGCGTATTAAAGCTAGAGTTAGATGAAAGAGGAATATCGCAAAAGAATTTTGCTAATGAAATAGGAATGAAAACATCAAATCTCAATGAGTATATTCGTGGGAAAAGAAGTTTTACATCTGATTTTTCACTAAAACTTGAAGAAGCTTTGCAAATACCTGCAAATACCTGGATGAATTTGCAACAAAATTATGAACTTGCAATCGCACGTAAACGTAGATTAGATATTGATGAACAGGCTGCTTTGAATGAAATCGAGGAATATGATAAGATAATATCTACCAAGGATCTCCTAAAGAGACTAAACATTACAGCATTTAGTTATAGAAGCAAATTAGACCAATTAACTTCAAAATTAAATTTACCACCTGCAGCTGAATTGCAAGTATGCACTTCCCACTTACGTTGTTTTAAGAAATCAGCCAAATTAAAAACAGACCCAAGAATGGTTTTAAGTTGGACTATTTTAGCAAAGTCTGCTATAAAAGACGTACAAGTGGGCGGAGAGTTCAATATCTCTGATAAAGAATTAATTGTCAGAGAACTTAACTCCGTTCTTCATAAAAATGAAGACACCATTAATAAAGTTAGAGACATACTTTCCAATAGAGGTATAAGGTTTTCCATTGTAGATAAATTAGATTCCACTCCAATAGATGGATATTCTTTTTATCATGAAGGAACGCCCTGTATTGTGATTACTAAAAGAAGAGATAAGATTGACAATTTTGCTTTTGTTTTACTGCATGAAATAGGGCATATATTTCTTCATTTGTCTAAAAACCAAAGTAAGGAGTTTATAACTCTTGAAGAAAAGGAGAGAGTAGATAAATTGGAAAAAGAAGCAGATAAGTTTGCAAGTGATGGCTTGATTTCAGAAAAAATATGGAAGAATGCTCCTGCTGTGAAATTAGATCAATATCAAATTCAAAAAGTATTCACAGAGTGGGCTAATAGTAATAACTTAAACAAGTGGATTGTTTTAGGTAGAATTGGACATGAATTAAACTTCTGGAGATTCCGTGAAGATGGAACAAGAAGTATTAATTGA
- a CDS encoding ATP-binding protein, producing the protein MKRKISKALADWKNNPKRMPLIVNGARQVGKTYIINQFGREHYSDVLYLNLEIEEQFCLFLETEISPRKIVQYLEAVKGIKVVAGSTLIFFDEIQVSERAITSLKYFCEDAPEHHIIAAGSLLGIALNRDKYSFPVGKVQQINMFPLDFEEYLWAMDRALLSKEIEEHFVSNEAMSEALHAVALDYYRQYMIVGGMPAAVTSFVDTQSFHDVQLIQNGIIQQYIADMSKYATAATSVKIRACYNSIPAQLAKENNKFQYKIVQRGGTATIFGESIEWLQFAGIVLKCQKLEHGFIPVSAYADLSNFKLYMGDIGMLTLHSRIPLQVLLSPVEADNIFLGSMAENYVAQALAAKGVDLFYWQSEGKAEIDFVLQNDDGVVPVEVKKGYLNRSRSLSLFAKRYHSPYAIRISKKNFGFENDVKSVPLYAAFCI; encoded by the coding sequence ATGAAACGAAAAATAAGCAAAGCTCTGGCCGATTGGAAAAACAATCCCAAAAGGATGCCGCTCATCGTTAATGGTGCACGCCAGGTTGGTAAAACTTATATCATCAATCAATTTGGAAGAGAACACTATTCGGATGTACTTTATCTCAATTTGGAGATCGAAGAACAATTTTGCCTGTTTCTTGAGACCGAGATATCACCCCGGAAAATTGTGCAGTACCTCGAAGCCGTCAAAGGAATCAAGGTCGTTGCAGGCAGTACGTTGATTTTCTTTGACGAGATACAGGTCAGTGAGCGGGCGATCACCTCGTTGAAATATTTTTGCGAAGATGCGCCTGAGCATCACATCATCGCTGCCGGCTCCCTGCTCGGTATTGCCCTCAATCGCGATAAATACTCTTTCCCGGTGGGTAAAGTGCAGCAGATAAACATGTTTCCGCTTGACTTCGAGGAATATTTATGGGCAATGGACAGAGCACTATTGTCGAAAGAGATCGAAGAACATTTCGTAAGTAACGAGGCCATGTCCGAAGCTCTTCATGCCGTTGCGTTGGATTATTACCGTCAATATATGATTGTCGGAGGAATGCCAGCCGCGGTGACTTCGTTTGTTGATACACAAAGTTTTCATGATGTGCAATTGATCCAAAACGGTATCATTCAGCAGTACATTGCGGATATGTCAAAATATGCCACTGCGGCAACAAGTGTCAAGATCAGGGCTTGTTATAATTCCATTCCGGCGCAGTTGGCAAAAGAGAACAACAAGTTTCAATATAAGATTGTACAACGCGGAGGCACTGCCACAATTTTCGGAGAATCGATAGAGTGGCTTCAATTTGCGGGAATTGTGCTCAAATGTCAAAAGTTGGAACATGGGTTTATACCGGTCAGTGCTTATGCCGACTTATCCAATTTCAAATTATACATGGGCGATATCGGAATGCTCACGTTGCACTCCAGGATACCGTTACAGGTCTTGTTATCGCCTGTTGAAGCGGATAATATTTTTCTCGGTTCCATGGCCGAGAATTATGTAGCACAGGCATTGGCCGCCAAAGGGGTTGATCTGTTCTATTGGCAAAGCGAGGGCAAGGCAGAAATCGATTTTGTTTTACAAAATGATGACGGTGTTGTTCCGGTAGAAGTAAAAAAAGGATACCTGAACCGTTCCCGAAGCCTATCACTTTTTGCAAAGAGATACCATTCGCCATACGCTATTCGGATCAGTAAAAAGAATTTTGGTTTTGAGAACGATGTGAAATCTGTTCCTCTCTATGCAGCATTTTGCATATGA
- a CDS encoding TonB-dependent receptor encodes MKKFILSTICTMICALSIFAQRKSVEVTGTIVDAEGVPLIGATVIVKEKPGLGVASDIDGNYKIKIEPFQYLVFSYIGYETQEHLVKDKDTILDITMQESKATALDEVTITGMGPQKKVTVTGAITTVEVGTLRTPVSSLTNALAGNVAGVMAMQRSGQPGSNTSEFWIRGISTFGGSSSALILVDGFERSMDELNIEDIESFSVLKDASATAIYGSRGANGVILINTKRGGEGKVEVNAKSEYTWTTRTRTPKFVDGLTYASMANEARTTRNQKAVYTDQELMMIGEQLDPDIYPNVDWMDLLLKDGAPMYRSSVSVKGGGAKARYYLSGSFLDEGGMYHVDRTMKEYDTNANYQRYNYRLNMDMNLTTSTLIQVGIGGALEKSNRSGAISTDDIWYSVFGYNPITMPVMYSNGYVPIMQGEDAESWERKYNPWVAATQTGYSEIWQNTINSNVTLEQKLDFITEGLKFSGRFGYDTYNYNYIQRRKNPEMWRAERQRDSDGEIVFNRLVPERLMSQGSSASGDRKEFIEAEMSYGRNFNDHNVGGVLKYTHDNYVNTSGIGGNIMEGIARRHQGLAGNLSYGYKNRYLFNFNFGYNGSENFAKGHQFGFFPAYSAAWNIAEEQFVKDRIDWLGMLKIRYSYGEVGTDNSSSRFPYLADFGNYSRNTPAGDQDVYYNWGDLNSAFGYPGLTYTRVSSNNVTWEIAKKHDLGVDLYLWGDKFGLTVDYFDEKRDGIYMVRSYLPDMVGIQGANPSANVGSVKTNGFDGNFKLDQKMADVALQIRGNFTYSKNEITEADEMVNRYPYLRRTGYRVDQAKGLIALGLFKDYEDIRNSPRQDFSDPRDVMPGDIKYKDINGDGIINNDDIVPIGSTTRPNLIYGLGLSATWRGFDFNLHFQGAGKSHFFINGFTVYPFVNGEWGNILEEMANSNRWILGVNEDPDAEYPRLSYGGNANNYRASTYWLRDGSYVRLKTLEMGYTLPKVLTTRMYMDKVRIHIIGQNLLTFSKFKLWDPEMGSSNGMKYPLGKTITFGLTVNI; translated from the coding sequence ATGAAGAAATTTATACTATCCACTATATGTACCATGATCTGTGCATTGAGCATTTTTGCTCAACGAAAGAGTGTGGAAGTCACCGGAACCATTGTCGATGCAGAAGGAGTCCCGTTAATCGGCGCTACTGTTATCGTAAAAGAAAAACCGGGACTGGGAGTAGCTTCCGACATTGACGGGAATTACAAGATAAAGATTGAACCTTTTCAATATCTTGTTTTCTCATACATCGGTTACGAAACGCAGGAGCACCTGGTAAAGGATAAAGATACGATACTTGATATCACGATGCAGGAATCAAAAGCGACCGCCCTCGATGAAGTGACCATCACCGGAATGGGCCCGCAGAAGAAAGTGACCGTCACAGGCGCTATCACTACCGTAGAAGTGGGAACCCTGAGGACACCCGTGTCGAGCCTCACTAACGCTCTTGCCGGGAACGTGGCGGGAGTGATGGCCATGCAACGTTCGGGCCAGCCGGGATCCAACACATCCGAATTCTGGATCCGCGGTATTTCAACCTTCGGGGGCAGTTCCAGTGCCCTTATCCTGGTCGATGGGTTTGAGCGTAGCATGGATGAACTCAACATCGAGGATATAGAGTCGTTCTCGGTGCTGAAGGATGCCTCCGCCACCGCTATTTACGGGTCACGCGGCGCTAACGGGGTTATTCTTATCAATACAAAAAGAGGAGGGGAGGGAAAAGTAGAGGTGAACGCCAAATCGGAATATACTTGGACTACCCGTACCCGTACGCCCAAATTCGTGGATGGGCTCACCTATGCTTCCATGGCTAACGAAGCCCGTACCACTCGTAATCAGAAAGCGGTTTATACCGATCAGGAGTTGATGATGATCGGTGAACAGCTCGATCCGGACATCTATCCCAATGTGGACTGGATGGACCTTTTGTTGAAAGACGGTGCTCCGATGTATCGTTCCTCAGTCAGTGTGAAAGGTGGGGGAGCCAAGGCAAGGTATTATCTCTCCGGCAGCTTTCTCGACGAGGGAGGCATGTACCATGTGGATAGGACGATGAAGGAATACGATACCAATGCCAATTATCAGCGTTATAACTATCGTTTGAACATGGATATGAACCTGACTACCTCCACCCTTATTCAGGTAGGTATCGGAGGGGCCCTGGAAAAATCGAATCGTTCCGGGGCAATCAGTACTGACGACATCTGGTATTCAGTGTTTGGCTATAACCCCATTACCATGCCGGTGATGTATTCCAACGGATATGTGCCGATCATGCAGGGCGAAGATGCTGAGTCGTGGGAGAGGAAATACAACCCGTGGGTTGCCGCTACCCAGACAGGATACTCGGAGATATGGCAAAATACCATCAATTCCAATGTGACGTTAGAACAGAAACTGGATTTTATTACCGAAGGGTTGAAATTTTCAGGCCGATTCGGGTATGATACCTATAATTACAACTACATTCAGCGTAGAAAAAATCCGGAGATGTGGAGAGCCGAACGGCAACGGGACTCTGACGGAGAAATTGTCTTTAACCGGTTGGTTCCGGAACGGCTGATGTCTCAGGGATCTTCTGCATCGGGCGACAGGAAGGAGTTCATTGAGGCAGAGATGTCTTACGGGAGAAACTTCAATGACCACAACGTGGGCGGTGTGCTTAAGTACACGCACGATAACTACGTGAATACTTCCGGCATAGGAGGTAATATCATGGAGGGCATCGCACGCCGTCATCAAGGATTGGCAGGGAATCTCTCTTACGGGTATAAAAACCGTTATCTCTTCAATTTCAATTTTGGGTATAACGGTTCGGAGAACTTTGCCAAAGGGCATCAGTTCGGATTCTTCCCCGCTTATTCTGCCGCGTGGAACATCGCGGAGGAGCAGTTTGTGAAAGACCGTATCGATTGGCTGGGAATGCTCAAGATCCGGTATTCTTACGGTGAAGTGGGAACCGATAACTCCTCATCCCGTTTTCCCTACCTGGCCGATTTCGGAAACTACAGCAGGAACACACCGGCAGGCGATCAGGATGTTTATTACAACTGGGGCGACCTGAACAGTGCTTTCGGGTATCCGGGATTGACCTATACCCGGGTATCCTCCAACAACGTAACTTGGGAGATTGCCAAAAAACACGACCTGGGAGTAGACCTTTACTTGTGGGGAGACAAGTTTGGACTGACAGTCGACTACTTCGACGAAAAGCGGGACGGCATCTATATGGTCCGATCCTATCTGCCCGACATGGTGGGTATCCAGGGTGCAAACCCCTCCGCCAACGTGGGCAGTGTGAAAACCAACGGGTTCGACGGGAACTTCAAGCTGGATCAGAAAATGGCTGATGTGGCGCTGCAGATCCGCGGCAACTTCACCTATAGCAAGAACGAGATCACCGAAGCCGATGAGATGGTGAACCGTTATCCCTACCTCCGTCGCACCGGCTATCGTGTGGATCAGGCAAAGGGTTTGATCGCCCTGGGCCTGTTCAAGGATTATGAAGATATCCGCAACAGCCCCCGCCAGGACTTCAGTGATCCCAGGGACGTCATGCCCGGCGACATCAAGTATAAGGATATCAATGGAGACGGCATCATCAACAACGATGATATTGTACCTATTGGCTCTACCACACGGCCCAACCTTATTTACGGCCTCGGCCTTTCTGCCACATGGAGGGGTTTTGACTTTAACCTCCATTTCCAGGGGGCGGGCAAATCCCACTTCTTCATCAACGGGTTTACCGTTTATCCTTTTGTCAACGGAGAGTGGGGCAACATCCTCGAAGAGATGGCCAACTCCAACCGCTGGATACTGGGTGTCAACGAAGACCCCGATGCCGAGTATCCCCGGTTGAGCTATGGCGGCAACGCCAACAACTACCGTGCCTCTACCTACTGGTTGCGCGACGGCTCCTACGTTCGGCTGAAGACGCTGGAGATGGGATACACCCTGCCCAAGGTATTGACTACCCGGATGTATATGGACAAGGTGCGGATACATATTATCGGGCAGAACCTATTGACATTTTCGAAATTCAAATTATGGGATCCGGAGATGGGAAGTTCCAACGGCATGAAGTATCCGTTGGGGAAAACAATTACATTCGGGTTAACAGTCAATATTTAA
- a CDS encoding helix-turn-helix domain-containing protein, whose translation MEIEIEETGERIILPVKALNLLGEILKAMSQGKPISIVPLATEVTTQKAAEILGCSRPYLVKLLEEGKIEYTKVGKHRRIKYEDVIDYKKKMKEEQKKRLIEMMHVDEDLGRYDS comes from the coding sequence ATGGAAATTGAGATTGAAGAGACCGGGGAGAGAATTATTCTTCCTGTTAAAGCATTGAATTTATTAGGTGAAATACTAAAAGCAATGAGTCAGGGTAAGCCTATATCAATAGTACCTCTTGCAACAGAAGTGACAACGCAAAAAGCTGCGGAAATTCTGGGATGTTCAAGACCCTATCTCGTGAAATTACTGGAGGAGGGAAAAATTGAATATACAAAAGTAGGTAAACATCGTCGCATTAAATATGAGGATGTGATTGACTACAAAAAGAAAATGAAAGAAGAGCAAAAGAAACGGCTCATTGAGATGATGCATGTAGACGAAGATCTAGGGCGTTATGATTCATAG